The following proteins are co-located in the Acidicapsa acidisoli genome:
- a CDS encoding TetR/AcrR family transcriptional regulator, with protein MPVFWKHGFADTSLQELERATGVNKSGLYTEFRGKEDLFVACLRHYLQSQGKRGLLTREPLGWKNVEKFLKNGPLNKEEQQGCFAINSMREFAILPDEAYGAITENRALLQHLLAMNIEAEKPRMAPSAIAEMVLSFFSGLCIERNLKSGKASSNRKVENFIAALRNL; from the coding sequence ATGCCGGTCTTCTGGAAGCACGGGTTCGCGGACACGAGCCTTCAGGAACTGGAACGAGCCACAGGCGTGAACAAGTCAGGACTATACACCGAGTTCCGAGGCAAGGAAGATCTTTTTGTGGCGTGCCTGCGCCACTACCTTCAGAGCCAGGGAAAGAGGGGACTTCTCACCAGGGAGCCTCTAGGCTGGAAGAACGTCGAGAAGTTTCTCAAGAATGGCCCCCTTAACAAAGAGGAGCAACAGGGATGTTTCGCCATCAACTCTATGCGGGAGTTCGCTATCCTTCCGGATGAGGCTTATGGCGCCATCACCGAGAATCGAGCGCTATTACAGCACCTTCTCGCCATGAACATCGAAGCGGAAAAGCCGAGGATGGCTCCTTCCGCAATTGCGGAGATGGTCTTGTCCTTCTTTTCCGGATTATGCATTGAGCGCAACCTGAAATCTGGGAAAGCATCCTCCAATCGCAAGGTCGAAAACTTTATCGCAGCCCTTCGGAATCTTTAA
- a CDS encoding SDR family oxidoreductase, translating into MSKLANKVALVTGGSRGIGAAIAKRLAADGARVAITYAKDAAAASAVVKAIELSGGRAIAIQADAADAKAAKGAVEKAVATFGRLDVLVNNAGTAIPKTFEKTTLEEMDRVIDINIRGVFATTQAALARMKDGGRIIMIGSAVGERAVAPGLVPYAATKGAVKMFTQALSREVGSRGITVNNVQPGPIDTDLNPASGDWAVPQKAATALNRYGHVEEIAAMVAFVASPESSYITGANLTVDGGMNA; encoded by the coding sequence ATGTCTAAGTTGGCAAACAAAGTAGCACTCGTAACCGGCGGTTCCCGGGGAATCGGCGCAGCGATTGCAAAGCGCCTGGCAGCGGATGGAGCACGCGTCGCCATCACGTACGCGAAGGATGCAGCCGCGGCTTCCGCCGTGGTCAAAGCGATTGAACTCAGCGGCGGAAGGGCCATTGCGATCCAGGCGGACGCCGCCGATGCCAAAGCCGCCAAAGGAGCGGTTGAAAAGGCCGTCGCAACTTTTGGTCGACTTGATGTGCTTGTGAACAATGCAGGCACGGCTATCCCGAAAACATTTGAAAAAACGACGCTGGAGGAGATGGATCGGGTGATCGACATCAATATCCGCGGCGTATTCGCAACCACGCAGGCTGCGCTGGCGCGCATGAAGGATGGCGGCCGCATCATCATGATCGGTTCGGCGGTCGGAGAGCGCGCTGTCGCGCCCGGGCTTGTGCCATACGCTGCCACGAAGGGAGCCGTCAAGATGTTCACTCAGGCGCTGTCCAGAGAGGTAGGGAGCCGGGGCATTACGGTCAACAACGTTCAGCCGGGTCCGATCGACACAGACTTAAATCCCGCGTCAGGTGATTGGGCGGTACCGCAGAAGGCCGCTACAGCGCTCAATCGCTATGGGCATGTTGAGGAGATCGCAGCAATGGTGGCATTTGTAGCCAGCCCTGAATCCTCGTACATCACAGGAGCCAATCTAACCGTAGATGGCGGAATGAACGCCTGA
- a CDS encoding SDR family NAD(P)-dependent oxidoreductase, whose protein sequence is MITLQNKTALVTGASRGIGRATAVALAEAGAHVLVHYGRSKQEAESLVAEIRTKGGQADAISADLVTPEGATLLAKQVRSIVGDRLDVLVLNAGISKLARIADHTVEDFDNLFATNVRGPFFLVQQLLPILGEGSSIVAVSSAVARTVVGKPGLENPSILAYASTKGALETLVKNWAAILGPSGIRVNAVAPGIIDTDMSSFTKTEAGREVALGMQALKRIGKPEDIADVVVFVASDAARWITGASIPVDGGSKL, encoded by the coding sequence ATGATTACACTTCAAAACAAAACGGCGCTTGTGACGGGCGCATCGAGAGGAATCGGTCGCGCGACGGCTGTGGCGCTTGCTGAGGCAGGGGCGCACGTCCTGGTTCATTATGGCCGCTCAAAGCAGGAAGCGGAATCTCTGGTTGCCGAAATCCGTACGAAAGGTGGGCAGGCGGATGCAATCTCAGCGGACCTGGTAACTCCGGAGGGGGCCACACTGCTGGCGAAACAGGTACGTTCTATCGTCGGCGATAGATTGGATGTCCTTGTGCTTAACGCCGGAATCAGCAAGTTGGCCCGCATCGCGGATCACACGGTGGAGGATTTTGACAACCTCTTTGCGACTAACGTCCGAGGCCCGTTCTTCCTTGTGCAGCAACTCCTGCCCATACTGGGTGAAGGTTCGAGCATCGTTGCTGTCTCCTCCGCTGTAGCCCGCACAGTGGTGGGCAAGCCTGGGTTGGAAAACCCTTCAATTCTTGCCTACGCCTCTACCAAAGGAGCACTCGAGACTCTGGTGAAGAATTGGGCTGCCATTCTGGGACCGAGCGGCATACGCGTGAATGCCGTGGCGCCAGGCATCATCGACACGGATATGTCGAGTTTCACGAAAACCGAAGCGGGCCGCGAGGTTGCGCTCGGAATGCAGGCGCTGAAGCGAATCGGCAAACCTGAGGATATCGCCGACGTAGTCGTTTTTGTGGCGTCAGACGCGGCGCGCTGGATCACGGGTGCCAGTATTCCCGTCGATGGCGGTTCGAAGCTGTAA
- a CDS encoding DUF427 domain-containing protein encodes MDTTSSKGKEIKIPGPDHPITISPVEGTVRVTVAGRIVAESTRSLRLEEKGYPPVYYLPRTDADMSLLVRTTHYTYCPYKGDCTYYSIPIGEAKSEYAVWTYEKPYEAVAGIKEYLAFYPGRVDAIELIS; translated from the coding sequence ATGGATACCACTTCGAGCAAAGGCAAAGAGATCAAAATTCCTGGCCCAGACCATCCCATTACGATTTCACCAGTTGAGGGGACGGTCCGCGTAACGGTCGCTGGCAGGATCGTCGCTGAATCGACACGATCTCTTCGGTTGGAGGAGAAGGGATACCCTCCCGTCTACTACTTACCGCGCACCGATGCGGACATGTCACTGCTTGTCCGGACCACACACTACACCTATTGTCCGTACAAGGGCGATTGCACGTATTACAGCATCCCCATCGGAGAAGCGAAATCGGAATATGCCGTTTGGACATACGAGAAGCCATATGAGGCAGTCGCCGGAATCAAGGAGTATCTCGCGTTTTATCCCGGACGTGTCGATGCAATCGAGCTGATCTCTTAA
- a CDS encoding alkene reductase, whose amino-acid sequence MSNQPLFTQYRMGNLDLPNRIVMAPLTRMRAQSHDHVPTALQAEYYAQRASAGLIIAEATAISPEGFGWADTPGLWTEEQVRGWRRVTDAVHAAGGRIIAQLWHTGAISHPELLGGAQPVSASNVDPGQISVTPTGRKPTVTPRPLTKQEIQATVADFARAARNAREAGFDGVQILANYLYLISQFLNAATNLRKDEYSGSPENRSRFLFEVVESVLGEVDAQRVGVKISPMHEGGAFQANNETLPVTEYAIQKLSSYNLSHLLLMGNSTDFTNTPLEKLADDGMFRHFRPLFKGTLIANVKMGRDRGNRLIAEGLADLVAFGRPYIANPDLVHRFAENAPLAEVDWETVYASGRHGYSDYPTYQAPEHNSRS is encoded by the coding sequence ATGTCGAATCAACCGCTTTTCACACAATATCGAATGGGAAACCTCGATCTTCCTAACCGCATCGTCATGGCGCCGCTCACGCGGATGCGTGCGCAGTCGCATGATCATGTGCCTACGGCCTTGCAGGCAGAGTATTACGCACAGCGTGCTTCCGCCGGGTTAATTATCGCCGAGGCCACCGCGATCAGCCCGGAAGGATTTGGCTGGGCGGATACACCAGGATTGTGGACGGAGGAGCAAGTCCGCGGATGGCGACGTGTCACGGATGCCGTCCATGCGGCTGGCGGTCGCATCATTGCACAGCTCTGGCACACCGGTGCAATCTCGCATCCTGAGCTACTCGGCGGCGCGCAGCCCGTGTCTGCGTCGAACGTCGATCCGGGCCAGATCTCGGTCACGCCGACGGGAAGGAAGCCCACGGTAACACCGCGGCCTCTGACGAAGCAGGAGATTCAAGCCACGGTTGCTGATTTCGCGCGAGCTGCAAGGAACGCGAGGGAAGCCGGCTTCGATGGTGTCCAAATCCTCGCCAATTATCTCTATTTGATCTCGCAGTTTCTGAACGCAGCTACCAACCTGCGTAAGGATGAATATAGCGGAAGCCCGGAGAATCGCTCGCGGTTTCTCTTCGAGGTAGTCGAGTCGGTTCTGGGTGAGGTCGATGCGCAACGGGTAGGAGTCAAGATCAGCCCCATGCACGAAGGCGGCGCGTTTCAAGCCAACAACGAAACCCTGCCTGTCACTGAATACGCAATTCAGAAACTGAGTTCCTACAATCTTTCGCACTTGTTGCTGATGGGGAATAGTACCGACTTCACCAATACGCCACTTGAGAAGTTGGCCGATGATGGCATGTTTCGGCATTTCCGTCCTCTGTTCAAGGGCACGCTGATCGCGAACGTAAAGATGGGCCGTGATCGCGGCAATCGTCTTATCGCGGAGGGGCTTGCAGATTTGGTGGCGTTCGGCCGTCCTTATATTGCAAATCCCGACCTGGTCCACAGGTTTGCAGAGAATGCCCCTCTTGCTGAAGTGGATTGGGAAACCGTCTATGCCTCAGGGCGGCACGGCTATTCCGATTACCCGACCTATCAAGCACCCGAACACAACTCCAGGAGCTGA
- a CDS encoding nuclear transport factor 2 family protein → MPKTTPEQNKAIVLEAFDTLFNKRNYAAAERFWSPKYIQHSAHIAPGREGLFALVRSTPDTLRYENQLIVAEGDYVIAHGRFTGIGRPAAWIAADVVRFEDGLLKEHWDVLQDEATRAESLSGLPMFGKSFPS, encoded by the coding sequence ATGCCAAAGACAACACCCGAACAGAACAAGGCGATCGTTCTAGAGGCCTTCGACACTCTCTTCAACAAACGCAACTACGCGGCAGCAGAACGCTTCTGGTCGCCAAAGTACATCCAACACAGCGCGCACATCGCGCCGGGACGCGAAGGACTGTTCGCCCTGGTCCGCTCGACGCCAGATACGCTGCGCTACGAAAATCAACTCATCGTCGCAGAAGGCGACTATGTAATCGCGCATGGCCGTTTCACTGGAATCGGAAGGCCCGCGGCCTGGATTGCCGCCGACGTTGTCCGATTCGAAGACGGTCTTCTTAAAGAGCATTGGGATGTCTTGCAGGACGAGGCGACTAGGGCCGAATCTCTAAGCGGGCTTCCCATGTTTGGTAAAAGCTTCCCGTCATAA
- a CDS encoding SDR family oxidoreductase, whose amino-acid sequence MTKAKRLQGKVAVITGGTTGIGLATAKLFVKEGAYVFITGRRQKELDGAVQAIGSNVTGIQGDIAILTDLDRLYEVVATKGRIDVVFANAGVAEFAPLDKITEEHYDKLFDINVKGTLFTVQKALPLLNDSGSIILNGSVASVKGTAAFGVYGATKAALRSFVRTWTSDLNDRHIRSNVISPGPTDTPVIDGQPADAIARIVSTIPMGRMGNPDEIAKAALFLASDDSSFVTGIELFVDGGRGQV is encoded by the coding sequence ATGACCAAAGCTAAAAGGCTGCAAGGGAAAGTAGCGGTGATTACTGGTGGCACGACCGGTATAGGGTTGGCTACCGCAAAGCTCTTCGTAAAAGAGGGTGCCTACGTCTTCATCACAGGCCGTCGCCAAAAGGAGCTCGACGGGGCCGTGCAAGCAATCGGTAGCAACGTCACTGGCATTCAGGGAGACATTGCCATATTGACCGACTTGGATCGTCTCTACGAGGTGGTCGCGACCAAGGGCAGAATCGATGTCGTTTTCGCCAATGCCGGCGTCGCTGAATTTGCTCCCCTCGACAAAATCACTGAGGAGCATTATGACAAGCTCTTCGACATCAACGTCAAGGGAACGCTGTTCACTGTGCAGAAAGCCTTACCTCTGCTGAATGATAGTGGCTCTATCATCCTCAACGGATCGGTAGCGAGCGTGAAAGGTACGGCTGCCTTCGGCGTCTATGGCGCGACGAAGGCGGCCCTCCGTTCCTTCGTCCGAACCTGGACCTCGGATCTTAATGACCGTCATATTCGTTCCAATGTTATTAGCCCTGGACCGACCGATACGCCGGTTATCGATGGGCAGCCTGCAGACGCCATTGCACGGATTGTGTCCACCATCCCCATGGGACGCATGGGCAATCCCGACGAAATAGCTAAAGCAGCGTTGTTTCTGGCCTCGGACGATTCTAGTTTCGTCACGGGTATCGAACTGTTTGTTGACGGCGGCAGAGGGCAAGTCTGA
- a CDS encoding quinone oxidoreductase family protein — translation MRAMRAEQFSGYEALKLVELPKPTVTDGKVLVRITAAGVTPLDHTILFGNFHIPEKPLVLGNEGAGVVEEGGGADFPVGARVMFWGTYGAFEDGTYREWIAVRKEDLCRIPDNIDDVSAAGIPVAYLTAQVALTLAGFRPGKTVLAPAIGGSVGNAVTQLARALGAKHAISSTTSHAKAEYAKALGFNEVIDTSLEKLEDGVRRVTDGYGADIIIDGIGGEVLSEALKTLALGGSLTTLGYSASRKTTIDVTDLIVPQASIRSLNMFRQPQATVTDAWNAIVSLLQSGAIKPIVAKTFPLIEAANALRYLVEDRPFGRVVLTV, via the coding sequence ATGCGTGCAATGAGAGCGGAGCAATTTAGTGGTTATGAGGCGTTGAAGCTCGTCGAGCTTCCCAAACCAACGGTCACAGATGGGAAGGTTCTGGTGCGGATCACTGCGGCCGGCGTTACGCCGCTCGATCATACGATTCTCTTCGGCAATTTTCACATCCCGGAGAAGCCGCTCGTCTTGGGCAACGAAGGAGCGGGCGTGGTGGAAGAGGGAGGAGGAGCGGACTTTCCCGTTGGCGCGCGCGTGATGTTCTGGGGCACCTATGGCGCTTTTGAGGACGGAACCTACCGTGAGTGGATTGCCGTACGGAAGGAAGATCTTTGCCGGATTCCTGACAATATCGATGACGTAAGCGCCGCGGGAATTCCGGTCGCGTATCTTACGGCGCAAGTGGCTCTAACCCTGGCTGGTTTTCGCCCAGGCAAAACCGTTCTGGCGCCAGCGATCGGGGGATCGGTCGGTAACGCGGTGACACAATTGGCGCGCGCTCTGGGAGCCAAACACGCCATATCGAGCACGACCAGCCATGCGAAAGCCGAGTACGCGAAGGCGCTCGGATTCAATGAGGTCATCGATACTTCCCTGGAGAAGTTGGAGGACGGCGTGCGTCGTGTCACGGATGGCTACGGCGCGGATATCATCATCGACGGGATCGGCGGTGAAGTCTTGAGCGAGGCGCTCAAAACGCTCGCGCTAGGAGGAAGCCTCACAACACTGGGGTATTCCGCAAGCCGTAAGACGACCATTGACGTGACAGATCTCATCGTGCCACAAGCCAGCATCCGGAGTCTCAACATGTTCCGTCAGCCGCAGGCCACGGTTACTGACGCTTGGAACGCTATTGTCTCGCTCCTTCAATCCGGTGCGATCAAACCGATCGTGGCTAAAACCTTTCCTCTGATAGAAGCAGCTAATGCTCTCCGTTACCTCGTTGAAGACCGCCCCTTCGGGAGGGTCGTTCTTACAGTCTGA
- a CDS encoding TetR/AcrR family transcriptional regulator has translation MGYSKAQKEETHKRIVAIASKRFRERGLAGFGIAELMKEAGLTVGGFYKHFDSRDELVAEAVSDAFGVWQRQKEAAEAGGQPLLFEKLIDDYLSDAHRKNPGAGCAFSALAPEIARSDKRTRTLTSEHVRDDIELIAGLLPGKDKRAARSRAILTFSALVGAMSLARAVSDEVLSHEILKTVADLLKNPA, from the coding sequence ATGGGCTATTCCAAGGCCCAGAAGGAGGAAACTCATAAGCGCATCGTTGCCATTGCCTCAAAGAGATTCCGCGAAAGGGGCCTTGCAGGATTCGGAATTGCGGAGTTGATGAAGGAGGCCGGCTTGACGGTGGGCGGCTTCTACAAGCACTTCGACTCGCGAGACGAACTGGTGGCCGAGGCAGTCAGCGATGCATTCGGAGTCTGGCAGCGCCAAAAGGAAGCCGCTGAAGCTGGCGGACAACCGCTACTCTTTGAGAAGCTCATCGATGACTACTTGAGCGATGCGCACCGCAAGAACCCAGGTGCGGGCTGTGCCTTCAGCGCATTGGCGCCCGAGATTGCTCGCAGCGATAAGCGGACCCGCACGCTTACCTCTGAACACGTCAGGGATGACATTGAGCTGATTGCCGGGTTGCTGCCAGGCAAGGACAAGCGCGCGGCCAGATCGAGAGCGATCTTGACTTTCAGCGCGCTCGTCGGAGCGATGTCGCTGGCCCGCGCCGTATCGGATGAGGTGCTTTCACACGAAATCTTGAAGACAGTGGCAGACCTTCTGAAGAACCCCGCCTGA
- a CDS encoding YciI family protein: MKYICLGYLEPGKIEGMTEDERNAMFDECFEYNGYLRANGHIVAEVALQPPETALTLDWKNGKIATTDGPYAETKEQLGGLHILEARDLNHAIQLVSQLPGFKYGLGPIEIRPVADLSEIIRESEQRRRKNTAR; encoded by the coding sequence ATGAAATACATCTGTTTGGGATACCTCGAGCCAGGAAAAATCGAAGGGATGACCGAGGACGAGCGAAACGCAATGTTCGACGAATGCTTTGAGTACAATGGCTATCTGCGCGCCAACGGACATATTGTTGCCGAAGTAGCTCTTCAACCTCCGGAGACCGCGTTGACCCTGGACTGGAAAAACGGCAAAATCGCCACGACCGACGGCCCCTATGCGGAAACCAAGGAACAGCTCGGCGGTCTTCATATCCTTGAGGCGCGAGACCTCAATCACGCCATTCAGCTTGTCTCACAGCTGCCAGGCTTTAAGTATGGACTTGGACCGATTGAGATACGGCCGGTTGCGGATTTGAGCGAGATCATAAGGGAAAGCGAGCAGCGCCGACGAAAGAACACGGCACGTTGA
- a CDS encoding ADOP family duplicated permease, with product MSFFRDLKIAVRSLARVPALWITVALTLALGIGANAAIFSVVRAVLLRPLANRDEDRLLYLRQSAPGIGEDNAAFSVPEIQDIGNGLKSIKDLGTFSEIDFTVVGLGTPREIPAGVVDGHYFEVMGLRPVLGRLLTTADDGQNAAGAVVLTYHFWKTSLHSDPSVIGKTVRLESCCGARSATVVGVLEPSVPYPVATEIIANIVTSPHHLSATMVTGREHRMTEVFARLAPGASVDNARAELRSVYGAMVAAHPEVYKPEDHFKIDVTRMHEQINSRANTILWILFAASGLLFVIASSNVANLVLARTVRREPELAIRSALGASTAVLRRSLLAESLVLCGSGAVAAVALAIPMVAVLGRYASRFSVRAEELTLDFSLVWFGIALALIAAVFLAFIPRLPSSNAPQGGLTGRGTRVAGGSSQRLRIFAVTQIAASFLLLAGACVLMKTLFVLEQTRPPFDSANVLAVNLPKMSYGRTPQQVEEFYREVQRLVSALPGVEHVSSGFAAPWRDDHLNVSFQFAAQGARRADGQDFRGKFRVISPGFFDTFGVPIQEGRDFNDGDKGGSECVVIISQSLAKMLYPGQNAVNRKLWWTDGVMKFIGISTEPRRIIAVVPDFDDENIIPSPSMTIYEPSEQEQGWNGRLFVRAHQDAYALVPAITQTIRGISADQPVEKASTLGDVRAEVLSPDRLNAIVFGGFAAVALLISVVGVAGVLAFSVSWRTREFGIRMALGALPRNILTIVLIEGVAMAGIGVGAGVMVGFALARTIAKYITNINQPDPLAFVGSAVIILGAAVIASAVPAARAARVNAVEALRSE from the coding sequence ATGTCGTTCTTTCGCGATTTGAAAATTGCCGTGCGTTCCCTGGCGCGAGTTCCTGCGCTGTGGATTACAGTCGCCCTTACGTTGGCATTGGGTATTGGAGCCAATGCCGCAATCTTCAGCGTGGTACGTGCAGTGCTGCTGCGTCCGTTGGCGAATCGCGACGAAGATCGGTTGCTTTACCTGCGCCAGAGCGCTCCGGGCATCGGCGAAGACAACGCAGCGTTTTCGGTCCCCGAGATCCAGGACATCGGCAATGGTCTGAAGTCAATTAAGGACCTGGGCACATTTTCAGAGATAGATTTTACGGTCGTGGGTCTCGGCACGCCGCGCGAGATTCCAGCGGGCGTGGTGGATGGACACTACTTCGAGGTGATGGGTCTGCGCCCGGTGCTTGGACGCCTGCTGACTACGGCCGATGACGGTCAGAACGCCGCCGGAGCTGTGGTCCTGACCTATCACTTCTGGAAGACGTCGCTGCACTCCGATCCCAGCGTGATTGGAAAGACGGTACGGCTGGAGAGCTGCTGTGGCGCGCGCTCCGCGACGGTGGTTGGTGTTCTGGAACCATCCGTTCCCTATCCGGTGGCAACGGAGATCATCGCCAATATCGTCACCAGCCCGCATCATCTCTCTGCCACCATGGTGACGGGGCGCGAGCATCGCATGACGGAGGTCTTTGCGCGACTGGCTCCCGGCGCGAGTGTCGACAATGCGCGAGCGGAGCTGCGCAGCGTATACGGCGCCATGGTGGCGGCACACCCGGAAGTGTATAAGCCGGAGGATCACTTCAAAATCGACGTAACGCGCATGCATGAGCAGATCAATTCGCGCGCCAATACGATCTTGTGGATACTCTTCGCGGCATCTGGCTTGCTTTTCGTCATTGCAAGCTCGAACGTTGCCAATCTGGTGCTGGCGCGAACGGTGCGCCGCGAGCCGGAGCTGGCGATACGCTCGGCGCTCGGCGCAAGCACTGCAGTGCTGCGCCGTTCTCTGTTGGCTGAGAGCCTCGTGCTATGCGGAAGCGGGGCAGTGGCGGCAGTGGCGCTCGCCATACCGATGGTAGCCGTGCTGGGTCGTTATGCATCGCGCTTCTCAGTGCGCGCCGAGGAGCTCACGCTCGATTTCAGCCTGGTGTGGTTTGGAATTGCGCTGGCGTTGATCGCGGCCGTCTTCCTGGCGTTCATTCCGCGGCTTCCCTCGTCAAACGCCCCGCAAGGCGGCCTTACCGGCCGGGGAACACGTGTGGCTGGAGGGAGCAGCCAGCGTCTCCGCATCTTTGCTGTTACGCAGATCGCAGCCTCATTCCTGCTGCTTGCCGGAGCATGTGTGCTGATGAAGACTCTCTTTGTGCTGGAGCAGACGCGGCCGCCGTTTGATTCGGCCAACGTTCTGGCAGTGAATCTTCCGAAGATGTCGTATGGGCGGACACCCCAGCAGGTGGAGGAGTTCTATCGCGAGGTGCAACGCCTGGTCAGCGCGCTGCCGGGAGTGGAGCACGTGTCCTCCGGTTTCGCCGCTCCCTGGCGTGACGATCATTTGAACGTCAGCTTTCAATTTGCCGCGCAGGGCGCAAGACGCGCGGATGGTCAGGACTTTCGCGGAAAGTTCCGGGTGATATCGCCGGGATTCTTCGACACCTTCGGAGTGCCGATTCAGGAGGGTCGCGACTTCAATGATGGCGACAAGGGCGGTTCCGAATGCGTGGTAATCATCAGTCAGAGCCTTGCAAAGATGCTCTATCCTGGGCAGAACGCAGTGAACCGTAAACTGTGGTGGACGGACGGGGTAATGAAGTTTATCGGCATCAGCACCGAGCCAAGGCGAATCATCGCCGTGGTACCCGACTTCGACGATGAAAATATCATCCCGTCTCCGTCCATGACGATCTATGAGCCGAGCGAACAGGAACAAGGATGGAACGGTCGCCTGTTCGTGCGCGCACATCAGGATGCTTATGCTCTGGTCCCGGCCATCACACAAACCATTCGCGGGATATCGGCAGACCAGCCCGTGGAAAAGGCCAGCACGCTTGGAGATGTTCGCGCGGAGGTGCTGTCGCCCGACCGCCTCAACGCGATTGTGTTTGGCGGATTCGCCGCCGTCGCACTCTTAATCTCCGTGGTGGGCGTCGCGGGCGTTCTTGCCTTCTCTGTGAGCTGGCGTACGCGCGAATTCGGAATCCGCATGGCCCTGGGCGCTCTGCCGCGCAACATTCTCACCATTGTTCTCATAGAGGGCGTGGCGATGGCCGGCATCGGGGTAGGCGCAGGTGTGATGGTGGGCTTTGCTCTGGCACGCACAATCGCCAAATACATAACGAATATCAATCAGCCGGACCCACTTGCGTTTGTCGGTTCCGCCGTGATCATTCTGGGTGCGGCCGTAATTGCTTCAGCTGTGCCTGCGGCGCGTGCCGCAAGAGTGAACGCGGTGGAAGCGCTACGTTCCGAGTAA
- a CDS encoding TetR/AcrR family transcriptional regulator, giving the protein MAETVQTGNTAENTDPRVLRSRQMLMESLLRLLIRKEFDDISIQDIADEATLNRATFYLHYADKNALLQAMTVERFRGLVARRGLSFTNCDGALRAIALGVCDYLSETTGCPGQLTKMPLEGSIIPVVEGMFQEGAANHAMAPGADPKLLATTAAWAIFGAARRWYQTPDRIPAEEMAAKIEAMVKPIFLTASI; this is encoded by the coding sequence ATGGCAGAGACAGTCCAAACCGGTAACACAGCAGAAAATACGGACCCCCGAGTCCTCCGCAGCCGTCAGATGCTGATGGAGTCCCTACTCAGGCTATTGATTCGCAAGGAGTTCGACGATATCTCCATTCAGGATATCGCCGATGAAGCCACCCTGAACCGGGCTACCTTTTATCTCCATTACGCAGACAAGAACGCTCTGCTGCAAGCCATGACAGTCGAACGCTTCCGTGGTCTGGTCGCGCGCCGCGGTCTTTCCTTTACAAACTGCGATGGGGCGCTGCGCGCCATTGCGCTGGGAGTCTGCGATTATCTCTCCGAGACTACGGGCTGCCCTGGCCAATTGACTAAGATGCCCCTCGAAGGCTCGATCATCCCGGTAGTGGAGGGCATGTTTCAGGAAGGCGCCGCGAATCACGCGATGGCGCCTGGCGCCGATCCTAAACTGTTGGCGACCACAGCTGCCTGGGCCATCTTCGGGGCCGCTCGGCGATGGTATCAGACACCTGACCGCATCCCGGCTGAGGAAATGGCTGCCAAAATTGAAGCGATGGTGAAACCGATCTTCCTTACCGCTTCCATATAG
- a CDS encoding FMN-dependent NADH-azoreductase, which produces MSTLLHINSSPLYGRSVSRQLTGAFVTQWKSSYPDGAVVDRDLNATPIPPVTAEWVGAAYTPEEARTPQQKELLTLSDVLLTELELADEYVFGVPMHNFGVPSVLKLWIDQIARVGRTFSYADGTPKGLLTGKKATFIIATGGIYDAQTQMASFNFVEPYLRSVFGFLGVVDATFLTTGGTAALNYGQDRDVFLAPHLQVVQSHAQSI; this is translated from the coding sequence ATGTCCACGCTTCTCCATATCAACTCCAGCCCGCTGTATGGGCGATCCGTCTCGCGTCAGCTTACCGGTGCGTTTGTTACCCAGTGGAAGTCTTCGTACCCGGATGGAGCCGTCGTCGACCGCGACCTTAACGCAACCCCGATCCCGCCTGTCACCGCTGAATGGGTGGGCGCTGCCTACACCCCGGAAGAGGCGCGCACTCCACAGCAGAAGGAACTGCTGACGCTTTCGGATGTGCTGCTCACCGAACTTGAGCTGGCCGATGAGTACGTCTTCGGAGTGCCGATGCATAATTTCGGGGTGCCCTCGGTGCTCAAGCTCTGGATCGACCAGATCGCGCGCGTGGGCCGAACTTTTTCCTATGCGGATGGAACGCCGAAAGGACTGCTCACAGGCAAGAAGGCGACCTTCATCATCGCGACCGGTGGCATCTATGATGCGCAGACGCAGATGGCCTCTTTCAACTTTGTCGAGCCATATCTGCGGTCGGTCTTTGGCTTCCTCGGTGTGGTAGATGCAACTTTCCTCACGACCGGCGGAACCGCGGCGCTCAACTACGGGCAGGACCGCGATGTGTTCTTAGCGCCGCACCTTCAGGTCGTGCAATCGCACGCGCAGTCAATCTAA